One genomic region from Oligoflexus sp. encodes:
- a CDS encoding aldehyde dehydrogenase family protein: MKECSVRSPFDQKVLATFPYDQEADVLERVAAGHRLSQAPQSWPKDQRLLFLQSLAVALEKETEDYAKLIAMEGGKPLQDARVEAKRAVQSIQSTIAALYQWHGTEVPMGLTAATQERWAMTRREPRGLVLAVSAFNHPLNLIVHQVVPALAVGCPVLIKPSMKTPLTCQRFVRLLKTCGLPDGWCQLLLIEEALTEKLAADPRIAVLSFIGSATVGWKLRRQLAPGSIALLEHGGTAPLVLAEDADLGSAIPLMIKGGYYHAGQVCVSVQNVFVPRQKLDEVREKLLAGIKKLKTGDPLDPATDVGPLIRSEEADRVMRWIEEATSRGGKLLIGGERINANCVQPTLIEGAPESVSYYKDELFGPGMGLYAYEDFEACMDRINHSRFAFQASIFTQNMAKALQFVQRVEAATVLVNDHTAFRADWMPFGGRKESGLGVGGILPSMMELSREKLVIIKSPYTL, from the coding sequence ATGAAAGAATGCAGCGTACGGTCCCCCTTCGATCAAAAGGTCCTGGCCACGTTTCCCTATGATCAGGAAGCCGATGTCCTGGAGCGTGTCGCCGCCGGCCACCGCCTGAGCCAGGCCCCACAGAGCTGGCCCAAGGACCAGCGCCTTCTGTTTCTGCAAAGCCTCGCCGTGGCCCTGGAGAAGGAAACGGAAGACTATGCGAAGCTGATCGCCATGGAAGGCGGCAAACCCTTGCAGGATGCACGGGTCGAAGCCAAACGCGCCGTTCAATCCATTCAATCCACGATAGCCGCTCTTTATCAATGGCACGGCACGGAAGTCCCCATGGGTTTAACGGCCGCCACACAGGAACGCTGGGCCATGACCCGTCGGGAACCGCGGGGTTTGGTGCTGGCGGTCAGCGCCTTCAATCATCCCTTGAATCTGATCGTGCATCAGGTGGTGCCCGCTTTGGCCGTGGGCTGCCCGGTTCTGATCAAACCTTCCATGAAGACCCCGCTCACCTGTCAGCGCTTTGTGAGACTCCTTAAAACCTGCGGTTTGCCGGATGGCTGGTGTCAGCTGCTTCTCATCGAAGAAGCCCTCACGGAAAAGCTGGCCGCGGACCCGCGGATCGCCGTCTTGTCCTTCATCGGTTCCGCCACGGTCGGCTGGAAATTGCGGCGGCAACTGGCGCCCGGGTCCATTGCACTTTTGGAGCATGGCGGGACAGCCCCCTTGGTTCTGGCCGAGGACGCGGATCTTGGGAGCGCCATTCCGCTGATGATCAAAGGTGGCTATTATCACGCGGGCCAGGTCTGCGTTTCCGTTCAGAACGTTTTTGTTCCGAGGCAAAAACTGGATGAAGTGCGTGAGAAACTGCTGGCCGGCATAAAAAAATTAAAAACGGGTGATCCTTTGGATCCGGCGACCGATGTCGGTCCCTTGATTCGCAGTGAAGAGGCCGATCGCGTCATGCGCTGGATCGAAGAGGCCACCAGCCGCGGCGGCAAGCTTCTGATCGGCGGCGAGCGGATCAATGCCAACTGCGTGCAGCCGACCCTGATTGAAGGCGCTCCGGAGTCGGTGTCCTATTATAAGGACGAACTCTTTGGTCCCGGCATGGGCCTTTACGCTTATGAAGATTTTGAGGCCTGCATGGATCGCATCAATCACAGTCGCTTTGCATTTCAGGCATCCATATTCACCCAGAATATGGCGAAGGCCCTGCAGTTCGTGCAAAGGGTCGAGGCCGCCACGGTTCTGGTCAATGACCACACGGCATTTCGAGCTGATTGGATGCCTTTCGGAGGACGCAAGGAATCGGGCCTGGGCGTCGGCGGCATCCTGCCCAGCATGATGGAATTAAGCCGTGAAAAATTGGTGATCATAAAATCGCCGTACACACTTTGA
- a CDS encoding aldo/keto reductase, translated as MQYRRLGKAGLKVSELSLGSWVTFHNQVDYDKAKHLMTVAYDAGVNFFDNAEAYANGQAEVIMGKVLRDTQWGRDTYIVSSKVFWGGQRATQRGLSRKHVRDACDAALKRLGVDYLDLYYCHRPDPTTPVEETVRAMHELIMQGKVLYWGTSEWSAQQIFEAHGLAREFHLTPPSMEQPQYNMFHRERFEAEYARVFSELGYGSTIWSPLASGILSGKYNLGIPPESRMTLKGYEWLRGELESPEGQMRIMKVRELEKLTRELGMSMSQMAIVFCLKNKNVSSVILGASRPEQLMETLKATDLQDRMDDKVMDVIEGILQNKPIDPNAPM; from the coding sequence ATGCAGTATCGTCGATTGGGAAAAGCCGGACTCAAAGTCAGTGAATTGTCCCTGGGTTCCTGGGTGACCTTTCACAATCAGGTGGATTACGATAAGGCCAAACATCTGATGACCGTGGCCTATGATGCCGGCGTCAATTTTTTCGATAACGCCGAAGCCTATGCCAACGGCCAGGCGGAAGTCATCATGGGCAAGGTGCTGCGGGATACGCAGTGGGGCCGGGATACCTATATCGTCTCTTCGAAGGTTTTTTGGGGCGGGCAAAGAGCCACGCAGCGCGGCCTGAGTCGCAAGCATGTGCGCGATGCCTGTGATGCGGCTTTGAAACGTCTGGGCGTCGATTATCTTGATCTTTATTACTGCCACCGTCCTGATCCCACGACGCCGGTGGAGGAAACCGTAAGGGCCATGCATGAGCTGATCATGCAGGGCAAGGTTCTTTACTGGGGAACTTCGGAATGGAGCGCGCAGCAGATTTTTGAAGCGCATGGGCTCGCGCGTGAGTTTCATCTGACGCCACCCTCGATGGAGCAGCCCCAGTACAACATGTTCCATCGTGAACGTTTTGAGGCGGAATATGCCCGCGTGTTCTCGGAGCTTGGCTATGGCTCGACGATCTGGTCGCCTTTGGCCTCGGGCATTCTGAGCGGAAAATATAACCTGGGGATTCCGCCCGAATCGCGGATGACGCTCAAAGGCTATGAATGGCTGCGCGGGGAATTGGAATCACCGGAAGGCCAGATGCGGATCATGAAGGTGCGGGAGCTGGAAAAACTCACGCGGGAACTCGGCATGAGCATGTCGCAGATGGCGATTGTTTTCTGTCTGAAGAATAAAAACGTCAGCTCTGTGATCCTGGGCGCATCCCGTCCCGAGCAGCTGATGGAAACACTGAAGGCCACCGATCTGCAGGACCGCATGGATGATAAGGTCATGGATGTGATCGAAGGCATTCTGCAAAATAAGCCCATAGATCCCAATGCGCCGATGTGA
- a CDS encoding Crp/Fnr family transcriptional regulator produces MDELVSYKPGDLIFKQGDESKSMLMIKEGSVEVYKDTPQGEVILTVQNAGEVVGVLSFFSHGRRLASARARTHVEGQLIERKDGAADPLAKLPKWVQIVLKEFSQRLNQMNDQFAKTIHEKNDLMVHVLDPLLISTQVADCLAELGRFKAKKFPDGRDMIFLDEMISLIESCLGYEREQLNRVLDVFKNSGLMKVEIEQDHGKEVMALTGAMRLKWYSEFVHSAKAGKTRRLVQASIPFKQRRVLFGLSTYVQKSGGDITKNFSIDLALLAEKFEPLVKVPLDQNSIEAAAKLGLLELKKSGEKTTLTFHPTMMTRTLIAINTIKRLRSDPNADFEADEEKQAS; encoded by the coding sequence ATGGATGAACTCGTCAGCTATAAGCCAGGTGATTTGATTTTCAAGCAGGGTGATGAAAGCAAGTCCATGCTGATGATCAAGGAAGGCAGCGTGGAAGTTTACAAGGACACTCCGCAGGGCGAAGTGATCCTGACTGTGCAGAACGCGGGTGAAGTGGTGGGCGTTCTCAGCTTTTTCAGTCACGGCCGGCGTCTGGCTTCAGCGCGGGCGCGCACGCATGTCGAAGGCCAGCTGATCGAGCGCAAGGATGGGGCCGCTGATCCCCTGGCGAAGCTCCCGAAGTGGGTGCAGATCGTCCTCAAGGAATTTTCCCAGCGTCTGAATCAGATGAACGATCAGTTCGCGAAGACGATTCATGAGAAAAATGATCTGATGGTGCATGTGCTCGATCCCCTGCTGATTTCCACGCAGGTGGCCGATTGCCTCGCCGAACTCGGTCGTTTCAAGGCGAAAAAATTCCCCGATGGCCGCGATATGATTTTTCTCGATGAAATGATCTCTTTGATCGAAAGCTGCCTCGGCTATGAGCGCGAACAGCTGAATCGGGTGCTGGATGTCTTTAAAAACAGCGGTTTGATGAAGGTCGAGATCGAGCAGGACCATGGCAAGGAAGTCATGGCTCTGACCGGCGCCATGCGTTTGAAATGGTACTCCGAATTTGTGCACAGCGCCAAAGCCGGCAAGACCCGCCGCCTTGTGCAGGCCTCGATACCCTTCAAACAGCGGCGTGTGCTCTTCGGCCTCAGCACCTATGTGCAGAAGTCGGGCGGTGATATCACGAAAAACTTCAGCATCGACCTTGCTCTGCTGGCGGAAAAATTCGAACCGCTCGTCAAGGTCCCCTTGGATCAAAACAGCATTGAAGCCGCGGCCAAACTGGGGCTTCTGGAGCTGAAGAAATCCGGTGAGAAGACGACGCTCACCTTTCATCCGACGATGATGACCCGCACTTTGATTGCGATCAATACGATCAAAAGGCTCCGGTCCGATCCCAATGCGGATTTCGAAGCCGACGAGGAAAAACAGGCGTCGTGA